From Larus michahellis chromosome 8, bLarMic1.1, whole genome shotgun sequence, one genomic window encodes:
- the HSD17B7 gene encoding 3-keto-steroid reductase/17-beta-hydroxysteroid dehydrogenase 7, with the protein MERVVLVTGASSGVGLALCQRLLEEDGRIHLCIACRNTQKNEDTRDLILASHPAAQVSTVEVDLGNMASVLRVARELRCRFQRLDFVYLNAGIMPNPHVNFKALWHGLLTGKVLHMLTTAEGIMTQTDRLNGDGLQEVFTTNLFGHFMLVRQLEPLLCSNEKPVRLIWTSSSNARESAFSLSDFQHAKGQESYSSSKYATDLTSVVLNRKFNKQGLYSSVVCPGLVMSNMTYRILPVFLWKLLMPIMWLIRFFAKTYTLTPYNGAEAHVWLFKQKPEYLDPLVKYHSCTSGLGKSYVEPRKMEVDEEIAEKFYQKLLELEKQTLERYSDLLD; encoded by the exons ATGGAGCGAGTGGTGTTGGTGACCGGGGCCAGCAG CGGCGTGGGGCTGGCGCTGTGCCagcggctgctggaggaggatggCCGCATCCACCTCTGTatcgcctgccgcaacacccagAAGAACGAAGACACGCGAGACCTCATCCTGGCCAGCCACCCCGCTGCTCAAGTCTCCACCGTGGAAGTGGACCTGGGTAACATGGCTTCTGTCCTGCGTGTCGCCCGTGAGCTCCGCTGCAG GTTTCAACGCCTGGACTTTGTCTACCTCAATGCTGGGATCATGCCAAATCCACACGTGAACTTCAAGGCTCTCTGGCATGGTCTCCTCACAGG GAAGGTGCTTCACATGCTGACCACTGCGGAAGGCATAATGACGCAGACGGACAGGCTTAATGGAGATGGACTGCAGGAGGTGTTCACTACCAACCTCTTCGGCCACTTTATGCTG GTTCGTCAACTTGAGCCTCTACTCTGCAGTAATGAAAAGCCCGTGCGACTCATCTGGACCTCTTCCAGCAATGCCAGGGagtctgccttcagcctttctgACTTTCAGCATGCCAAGGGGCAGGAATCATACAGTTCCTCCAAATATGCTACTGACCTGACAAGTGTGGTTCTGAACAGGAAATTTAATAAGCAG GGTCTGTATTCCAGTGTTGTTTGTCCTGGTCTCGTTATGTCTAACATGACCTACAGAATTTTGCCCGTGTTCCTGTGGAAGCTGCTAATGCCCATTATGTGGTTG ATCCGCTTTTTTGCCAAAACTTACACTCTGACACCGTATAATGGAGCAGAAGCTCAT GTCTGGCTCTTCAAGCAGAAGCCAGAGTACTTGGATCCACTTGTCAAATACCACAGCTGTACTTCTGGACTGGGGAAGAGCTATGTGGAGCCCAGAAAG ATGGAAGTGGATGAAGAAATTGCTGAGAAATTTTACCAAAAGCTGTTGGAACTGGAGAAGCAGACTCTAGAGAGATACAGTGATCTCCTAGATTAA